The following coding sequences lie in one Paenibacillus durus ATCC 35681 genomic window:
- a CDS encoding polysaccharide pyruvyl transferase family protein yields MKRIMIHAYTKLNLGDDLFIKVLCERYPDTRFILPARKEYKQCLASLPNLSVYPIESVWVRGVRKLLKKLDDVDLQKILLKRLAGRCDGVVQVGGSMYMQGESWKRDYSWKLDVFDTKKPFYVLGANFGPYKDDLFYEKYRELFSTYTDICFRDQYSHELYKDLGNVRLAPDIIFQHPQEAHPESGKHIVISVIKPSARDSLKDLDSMYYNKIKDIAVAFIQEGHEVKLMSFCKHEGDEDAASAILSLIPQPYADHASLYFYKTNLEEAIGILASSSMIIATRFHAMILGWVFGKPVFPVAYSDKTINVMNDAHFTGAYADLKTMESLEPESVVRSFDTNRLNVSVLARQAEKHFEKLDHYLGKSKNAEEAAAITPAVFARRGHES; encoded by the coding sequence ATGAAAAGAATCATGATTCACGCTTACACGAAGTTAAATTTGGGCGATGATCTCTTTATCAAGGTGCTCTGCGAGAGATATCCGGATACCCGCTTTATTCTACCCGCCCGGAAGGAGTACAAGCAGTGCCTGGCCTCGCTGCCCAACCTTTCCGTGTACCCGATTGAATCGGTTTGGGTTCGCGGTGTCCGAAAGCTTTTGAAGAAATTGGATGATGTTGATCTTCAAAAAATCCTTCTGAAGAGGCTTGCCGGACGCTGTGACGGAGTCGTCCAGGTTGGCGGTTCCATGTATATGCAGGGGGAAAGCTGGAAAAGAGATTACTCATGGAAGCTGGATGTTTTTGATACGAAAAAACCGTTTTACGTCCTTGGTGCCAATTTTGGCCCCTATAAGGATGACCTGTTCTACGAAAAGTACAGAGAGCTGTTCTCCACATATACCGATATCTGCTTCCGGGACCAATACTCTCACGAACTGTATAAGGATCTGGGCAATGTGAGACTGGCGCCGGATATTATCTTTCAGCATCCGCAAGAGGCTCATCCGGAGAGCGGGAAGCATATCGTCATTTCCGTCATCAAACCCTCGGCCCGCGATAGCCTTAAAGATCTGGACTCAATGTACTACAACAAAATCAAAGATATCGCCGTTGCCTTTATTCAGGAAGGGCATGAGGTGAAGCTAATGTCTTTTTGCAAACATGAAGGGGACGAGGACGCGGCGAGCGCCATCCTTTCCTTAATTCCGCAGCCTTATGCGGATCACGCTTCCCTGTATTTTTACAAGACGAATCTGGAAGAAGCCATTGGCATATTAGCCTCCTCCAGTATGATTATCGCGACACGTTTCCATGCCATGATTCTCGGCTGGGTATTCGGCAAACCGGTGTTTCCAGTCGCCTACAGCGATAAGACCATCAATGTCATGAACGACGCCCATTTTACGGGAGCCTATGCCGATCTCAAAACAATGGAATCGCTGGAGCCTGAATCGGTCGTCCGCAGCTTTGACACGAACCGGCTGAATGTTTCCGTTCTCGCCAGACAGGCAGAGAAGCATTTTGAAAAGTTGGATCACTATTTGGGGAAAAGCAAAAATGCGGAAGAAGCGGCGGCTATTACCCCAGCCGTTTTCGCAAGGAGGGGCCATGAAAGCTAA
- a CDS encoding lipopolysaccharide biosynthesis protein, with product MKAKRSILNLVFGLGSQLITIVLSIFIPRLIMINYGSEANGLVSSVVQIIAYLALLEAGVGAASLQALYKPIAQNNRESVNSILSATAMYYKKTGFYYLLSVIAIAAIYPFAVKSELGMWQVMGIVLFNGLGGAINYYYQGKFRVYLQAEGKSYVDTSVVTIGNIINNLVRIVLLLQSVDIVLVQASYFAVTLLQMVAFHIYKNRHYKWLDFNKEPDLAAINQKNFVLVHELSYMIFRNTDVLVLTFFTNLKIVSVYVMYNMIFTIIDNIVNTVNTSVRFALGHSYHEGRAKFIKLYDAYELYFMAFVFSLMTVAYILILPFITLYTSGVNDVDYVLYWIPVLFVVQKLLINARSSANNVINIAGHFKNTLTRTLLESGINLAASLILVQFLGIYGVLLGTVAALLYRSTDIILYANRRLLERSPWITFRRWLTNIAVFIGIIYLNNLVGYSFDSYLSVILGAFVLGIIILPVYIAVASILEREVFMHSLSLFRGLGVKMRAKFVPGKVKVSG from the coding sequence ATGAAAGCTAAACGGAGCATTCTTAACCTCGTCTTCGGCTTGGGCAGCCAGCTGATCACCATCGTGCTGAGCATCTTCATTCCCCGGCTGATTATGATCAATTACGGGTCGGAGGCTAACGGTCTTGTGTCATCCGTCGTCCAGATCATTGCCTACCTGGCACTGCTGGAAGCGGGAGTAGGCGCGGCTTCGCTTCAGGCGCTGTACAAGCCGATCGCGCAGAACAACCGGGAAAGCGTCAATTCCATCCTGTCCGCCACCGCGATGTATTACAAAAAAACGGGCTTTTACTATCTGCTCTCCGTCATCGCCATTGCGGCGATTTATCCGTTCGCAGTGAAGTCGGAGCTAGGCATGTGGCAGGTCATGGGCATTGTCCTGTTCAACGGCCTCGGCGGCGCCATCAATTATTACTATCAGGGAAAATTCAGGGTGTACCTGCAGGCTGAAGGCAAAAGCTATGTGGATACCTCCGTCGTCACGATCGGGAATATCATCAACAACCTGGTGCGAATTGTGCTGCTGCTGCAAAGCGTGGATATCGTGCTCGTGCAGGCCTCCTATTTTGCCGTGACGCTGCTTCAGATGGTTGCCTTCCATATCTACAAGAACCGGCATTATAAATGGCTGGATTTTAATAAGGAGCCCGATCTTGCGGCCATTAACCAGAAAAATTTCGTGCTCGTCCATGAGCTGTCCTATATGATATTCCGGAACACCGATGTGCTGGTGCTGACCTTTTTCACCAATCTGAAAATCGTCAGCGTATACGTGATGTACAACATGATCTTTACCATCATCGACAATATCGTCAATACGGTCAATACGAGCGTCCGGTTCGCTCTGGGACACAGCTATCATGAGGGCCGGGCGAAATTCATCAAGCTGTACGACGCGTACGAGCTGTATTTCATGGCCTTTGTCTTTTCGCTGATGACCGTCGCTTATATTCTGATTCTGCCGTTTATCACTCTATACACATCCGGCGTCAACGACGTCGATTATGTGCTCTACTGGATCCCGGTCCTGTTCGTGGTACAAAAGCTGCTGATCAACGCGCGTTCATCCGCGAACAATGTCATCAATATCGCCGGACATTTCAAAAATACGCTGACCCGTACGCTGCTCGAATCCGGGATCAATCTGGCCGCTTCGCTGATTCTGGTGCAGTTCCTGGGCATTTACGGCGTGCTGCTGGGTACGGTGGCCGCGCTGCTGTACCGCTCCACGGATATTATTTTGTATGCCAACCGGAGGCTGCTGGAGCGAAGCCCCTGGATTACGTTCCGCAGATGGCTTACGAATATCGCCGTATTTATAGGAATCATTTATCTGAACAATCTTGTAGGCTATTCATTCGACTCCTATCTTTCGGTTATTTTGGGGGCCTTCGTGCTTGGAATCATCATTTTACCGGTCTATATCGCCGTGGCGTCCATTCTGGAACGCGAGGTATTTATGCATAGTCTCAGCCTGTTTAGAGGTCTCGGTGTAAAAATGAGGGCCAAGTTCGTTCCCGGGAAAGTCAAGGTTAGCGGCTGA
- a CDS encoding glycosyltransferase family 2 protein has product MEQEEYMRQASRRLMDRVSLKLEGGPVAEEDLLEKCAAYIQQEQPEAREALTSLSQVIARQAAGKDALEVLRFYLDSQFGLGDSKEAVLLETKLAALRDRSKSEAQSGVVPKISVIITTYNRKDFLRQAVESILAQDYPNKEIVVIDDASTDGTEVLMKEHFGDEPRVIYMRNETNRGPGANRLAAFTAHGDGEYVLFLDDDDYLIDSGYFSRAAAFHESRPGLSFVAANVFLEYSASQRLKLQEIGLSEVTDRRTYFLNFERPGYGKPASTLTTLFRREALINMDILQMNMVNDASIYLRSLLVGDAGFIDAVVGVYRIHGNNITFNLSRDFLVRNLEEKRSIRNLAIERYSYQKNEMNRWFNNTAYDTIVYYLWNSAKTKDDFMYMYQWIRSNCPDIYGKIKQEFRVRLIKKQILQVPFIRKLIRR; this is encoded by the coding sequence ATGGAACAAGAAGAATACATGAGGCAGGCCAGCCGCAGGTTAATGGACCGGGTGAGTCTGAAGCTTGAGGGAGGTCCGGTTGCGGAAGAGGACTTGCTTGAGAAATGCGCGGCCTATATTCAGCAGGAGCAGCCGGAAGCGAGGGAAGCCTTGACGTCGCTGTCGCAGGTTATCGCCCGCCAGGCTGCGGGTAAGGATGCCTTGGAGGTTCTGCGATTCTACCTGGACAGCCAGTTCGGACTCGGCGATTCGAAAGAAGCCGTCCTGCTGGAGACCAAGCTCGCGGCATTAAGGGACCGCTCGAAGAGCGAAGCCCAGTCCGGCGTGGTTCCCAAAATCAGCGTCATCATTACAACGTATAACCGCAAGGATTTTCTGCGCCAGGCGGTGGAAAGCATACTGGCCCAGGATTATCCGAACAAAGAGATCGTCGTGATTGACGACGCCTCGACGGACGGCACTGAGGTTCTGATGAAGGAGCACTTCGGAGACGAGCCGCGTGTTATTTACATGCGGAATGAGACTAACCGGGGCCCGGGAGCGAACCGGCTTGCGGCATTCACCGCGCACGGGGACGGAGAATACGTTCTCTTCCTGGACGACGACGATTACTTGATCGACAGCGGATATTTCAGCAGGGCTGCGGCCTTTCACGAAAGCCGTCCCGGTCTTTCCTTCGTCGCCGCCAACGTCTTTCTGGAATATTCCGCCTCGCAGCGGCTGAAGCTTCAGGAAATCGGGCTGTCCGAGGTGACCGACCGGCGAACTTATTTTCTGAATTTCGAACGTCCGGGCTATGGGAAGCCGGCTTCTACGCTCACCACCCTCTTTAGACGCGAAGCTCTGATTAATATGGATATTCTGCAAATGAATATGGTGAACGACGCGTCCATCTATCTTCGCTCCCTGCTGGTCGGCGACGCGGGATTCATTGATGCGGTAGTGGGCGTGTACCGGATTCACGGCAATAACATTACGTTCAATCTATCCCGGGATTTTCTGGTGCGGAATCTGGAAGAGAAGCGCAGCATCCGCAACCTGGCGATCGAGCGGTACAGCTATCAGAAGAACGAGATGAACCGCTGGTTCAACAATACCGCTTACGATACGATCGTGTATTACCTATGGAACTCGGCTAAAACGAAAGATGACTTTATGTACATGTACCAATGGATACGCAGCAACTGCCCGGATATCTACGGCAAAATAAAGCAGGAGTTCCGCGTGCGGCTGATTAAAAAGCAGATTCTGCAGGTTCCCTTTATCCGAAAGCTGATTCGCCGGTAA
- a CDS encoding YtpI family protein yields MILFIKYLLFLLLTLSVLGAAYFSAASRRAASSEERGLKRAVMNILLGSMLVLLALMSMFLFRGSTVSVIVEAVFLVLGAFNVFSGLRSYGYYSGLGKSRPQR; encoded by the coding sequence ATGATTCTGTTTATCAAATATCTGCTGTTTCTCCTGCTGACCCTCTCCGTTCTTGGCGCCGCTTATTTCAGCGCCGCTTCCCGCCGCGCCGCAAGCTCCGAAGAACGGGGACTGAAGCGGGCGGTCATGAATATTTTGCTTGGTTCGATGCTCGTACTGCTTGCGCTCATGTCGATGTTTCTGTTTCGGGGTTCCACCGTCAGCGTCATTGTCGAAGCGGTGTTTCTTGTGCTCGGCGCCTTCAACGTCTTTTCCGGACTGCGCAGCTACGGCTATTACAGCGGTCTGGGCAAGTCCCGGCCGCAGCGGTGA
- a CDS encoding YtrH family sporulation protein, translated as MNVFLSKAVLDFFIAFGIVLGGAMLGGIGAVVSLQPPTMTMLDVADRIKIWALAAAVGGTIDPMRVIESNMLGGNLSPAIKQILYLVFAFLGAHMGSELVKWVCGEG; from the coding sequence ATGAACGTATTTTTAAGCAAGGCCGTCCTCGATTTCTTTATCGCCTTCGGCATCGTGCTGGGCGGCGCCATGCTGGGGGGCATCGGGGCGGTCGTATCGCTCCAGCCGCCGACGATGACCATGCTGGATGTGGCCGACCGGATCAAAATCTGGGCGCTGGCCGCCGCCGTGGGCGGCACCATCGATCCGATGCGGGTCATCGAGAGCAATATGCTGGGCGGCAATCTGTCTCCGGCCATTAAGCAGATTTTATATCTGGTCTTTGCTTTCCTCGGAGCGCATATGGGCAGCGAGCTTGTCAAATGGGTATGCGGCGAGGGGTAA